From Flavobacterium sp. 102, a single genomic window includes:
- a CDS encoding polyprenyl synthetase family protein produces the protein MNITSQIKKPIQDEMELFEKKFYESMTSKVALLNRITYYIVNRKGKQMRPMFVFLVAKMLSENQKVNERTYRGASVIELIHTATLVHDDVVDDSNRRRGFFSINALWKNKIAVLVGDYLLSKGLLLSIDHGDFDLLRIISVAVREMSEGELLQIEKARRLDIVEEVYYEIIRKKTATLIASCCALGAKSVSEDETQVEAMRKFGELIGMAFQIKDDLFDYTDDAIGKPTGIDIKEQKMTLPLIYALNNCTNKEKSWCINSIKNHNKDKKRVKEVIQFVKDKNGLHYAEQKMVQFQGEALQILQNFPQSDYRESLSLMVNYVIERKK, from the coding sequence ATGAATATCACTTCGCAAATAAAAAAGCCTATACAAGATGAAATGGAACTTTTCGAGAAAAAGTTCTACGAATCAATGACTTCAAAAGTAGCGCTTTTAAACAGAATCACTTATTATATAGTCAACCGCAAAGGAAAGCAAATGCGTCCGATGTTTGTTTTTTTGGTCGCTAAAATGCTCTCGGAAAATCAGAAAGTCAACGAAAGAACGTATCGCGGTGCTTCGGTAATCGAATTAATTCACACCGCCACTTTAGTTCATGACGATGTTGTTGATGACAGTAATCGCCGTCGCGGATTTTTCTCCATCAATGCATTGTGGAAAAACAAAATAGCGGTTTTGGTTGGTGATTATTTATTGTCGAAAGGATTGTTGCTTTCTATTGATCATGGCGATTTTGATTTGCTTCGAATTATTTCCGTAGCGGTGCGCGAAATGAGTGAAGGCGAATTGTTGCAAATAGAAAAAGCCCGAAGATTAGATATAGTAGAAGAGGTCTATTATGAAATTATCCGCAAAAAAACCGCAACCTTAATCGCTTCTTGTTGTGCGCTGGGTGCCAAATCGGTTTCGGAAGATGAAACTCAAGTTGAAGCGATGCGAAAATTTGGAGAACTCATCGGAATGGCTTTCCAAATTAAAGATGATTTATTTGATTATACCGATGATGCCATTGGTAAACCAACCGGAATCGACATCAAAGAGCAAAAAATGACTTTGCCTTTGATTTATGCTTTGAACAATTGTACCAATAAAGAAAAGAGTTGGTGTATCAATTCGATTAAGAATCACAACAAAGACAAAAAACGCGTTAAGGAAGTCATTCAATTTGTAAAAGACAAAAACGGTTTGCACTATGCCGAACAAAAAATGGTACAATTTCAAGGAGAAGCACTCCAAATCCTCCAAAATTTTCCCCAATCTGATTACAGAGAGTCACTTTCGCTGATGGTAAATTATGTAATTGAACGAAAAAAGTAA
- the rlmN gene encoding 23S rRNA (adenine(2503)-C(2))-methyltransferase RlmN, with amino-acid sequence MEIEKKDIRSLTKAQLRDFFVANGDKAFRGNQVYEWLWSKASHSFEDMTNVSKETRLMLENNFVINHIKVDTMQRSEDGTVKNAVRLHDGLIVESVLIPTDTRTTACVSSQVGCSLDCNFCATARLKRMRNLEPGEIYDQVVAIDRESRLYYNRPLSNIVFMGMGEPLMNYNNVMKAIDMITSEEGLGMSPKRITVSTSGVSKMIKKMADDEVKFKLAVSLHSAIEETRNHIMPFTKNFQLPELKDALQYWYQKTKSKVTYEYVVWKGINDDKASIDALVKFCKYVPCKVNLIEYNPIDDGEFQQASDEAIDNYIKALSKYDIVAKVRRSRGKDIDAACGQLANKS; translated from the coding sequence ATGGAAATCGAGAAAAAAGACATCCGAAGTTTGACTAAAGCACAATTGCGTGATTTTTTTGTGGCCAATGGCGACAAAGCATTTCGTGGTAATCAAGTCTATGAATGGTTGTGGAGTAAAGCCTCGCATAGTTTTGAAGACATGACTAATGTGTCAAAAGAAACCAGATTAATGCTAGAAAACAATTTCGTAATCAATCATATCAAAGTCGATACCATGCAACGTAGCGAAGACGGAACGGTCAAAAATGCGGTTCGTTTGCACGATGGTTTAATCGTAGAAAGTGTTTTGATTCCGACCGATACCAGAACAACAGCTTGTGTTTCGAGTCAGGTGGGTTGTAGTTTGGATTGTAATTTTTGTGCGACAGCGCGTTTGAAAAGAATGCGAAATTTGGAACCGGGAGAAATTTACGACCAAGTTGTTGCCATTGATAGAGAAAGTCGTTTGTATTACAATCGCCCGCTTTCCAATATAGTTTTTATGGGAATGGGCGAACCGTTGATGAATTATAACAATGTGATGAAAGCCATTGATATGATTACATCGGAAGAAGGTTTAGGTATGTCACCCAAAAGAATTACGGTTTCTACTTCAGGTGTTTCCAAAATGATTAAAAAAATGGCTGATGATGAAGTGAAATTCAAATTGGCGGTTTCATTGCATTCCGCTATTGAAGAAACCCGAAATCATATTATGCCATTCACCAAGAATTTTCAGTTGCCCGAATTGAAAGATGCTTTGCAATATTGGTACCAAAAAACCAAAAGCAAAGTCACTTATGAATATGTGGTTTGGAAAGGCATCAATGACGATAAAGCTTCGATTGACGCTTTGGTGAAATTTTGTAAATATGTGCCTTGTAAAGTCAATTTAATTGAATACAATCCCATCGATGACGGTGAATTCCAACAAGCGTCAGACGAAGCGATTGACAATTACATCAAAGCTTTGAGTAAATATGATATCGTGGCGAAAGTGCGTCGAAGTCGCGGAAAAGATATCGATGCAGCTTGCGGCCAATTGGCTAATAAATCATAA
- a CDS encoding O-methyltransferase → MHFLSDELDQYVTQHSQDEPELLAQLNKETYQKILQPRMLSGHFQGRVLSMLSKIIHPTNILEIGTYTGYATLCLAEGLAENGMIDTLDIEEELVDFQRKYFNRSQWSNQITQHLGEALKIIPTLNKKYDLVFIDADKENYINYFHMIVPMMNKGGIILSDNVLWSGKVLEEVNPKDITTKILLEYNELLKNDSRVETVLLPIRDGLTVSRIK, encoded by the coding sequence ATGCATTTCCTTTCCGACGAATTAGATCAGTATGTAACGCAACATTCCCAAGACGAACCTGAGTTGTTAGCACAGCTTAATAAAGAAACGTATCAAAAAATACTGCAACCCAGAATGTTGAGTGGTCATTTTCAAGGCCGAGTTTTGAGTATGTTGTCCAAAATTATTCATCCAACGAATATCTTGGAAATTGGAACATATACAGGTTATGCCACTTTATGTTTGGCCGAAGGTTTAGCCGAAAACGGAATGATTGACACCTTAGACATTGAAGAAGAATTAGTCGATTTTCAAAGAAAATACTTTAACAGAAGCCAATGGTCAAACCAAATTACGCAACATCTTGGCGAAGCTTTGAAAATTATTCCGACTTTAAATAAAAAATATGATTTGGTTTTTATTGATGCCGATAAAGAAAACTACATCAACTATTTTCATATGATTGTTCCGATGATGAATAAAGGCGGTATCATACTTTCCGACAATGTTTTATGGAGTGGAAAAGTTTTGGAAGAAGTAAATCCTAAGGACATTACCACCAAAATCCTTTTAGAATATAACGAACTCCTGAAAAATGATTCGAGAGTAGAAACCGTTTTATTACCTATTCGCGATGGCTTAACGGTTAGCCGAATAAAATAA
- a CDS encoding phospholipase A produces MGLHFKKSILGLSFFLLLSPLVFSQNPLETKHEIIKKSFSQQWELDSIDRCGTFRLVSYKPIYVTAGRWSSKPNQFPVSENPENSSTVSQDYNNYEAKFQLSFKTKVMQSIFWGKGDLWLAYTQKAHWQIYNSTLSRAFRELNYEPEFILNFPLNIELFGGRLKRTGMAFNHQSNGRALPLSRSWNRIIFNVGYEAGNWQVELKPWIRISDEEDENPEITKYVGNGELELAYEYNRHEFYVIVTHPFNTMKYGSLQLNYVFPIEGHIRGHVQFFHGYGETMIDYNHEQTTLGIGISFANW; encoded by the coding sequence ATGGGTTTACATTTTAAAAAATCGATTTTGGGTCTAAGCTTTTTTTTGTTGTTGTCACCATTGGTATTTTCACAAAATCCATTAGAAACAAAACACGAAATCATCAAAAAAAGCTTTTCGCAGCAATGGGAACTCGACAGTATTGACCGATGCGGAACTTTTAGATTAGTTTCCTACAAACCGATTTATGTTACCGCAGGAAGATGGTCAAGCAAGCCCAATCAGTTTCCGGTAAGTGAAAATCCTGAAAATTCTTCTACAGTTTCTCAAGACTATAACAACTACGAAGCTAAATTCCAATTGAGTTTTAAGACCAAAGTAATGCAATCTATATTTTGGGGCAAAGGCGATTTGTGGTTGGCTTATACTCAAAAAGCACATTGGCAAATTTACAATTCAACTTTGTCTCGTGCCTTTAGAGAGTTGAATTATGAACCCGAATTTATCTTAAATTTTCCTCTCAACATTGAACTCTTTGGCGGAAGATTGAAAAGAACCGGAATGGCCTTCAATCACCAATCCAACGGAAGAGCTTTGCCGCTTTCCAGAAGTTGGAACCGAATCATTTTTAATGTTGGCTACGAAGCCGGCAATTGGCAAGTTGAATTAAAACCTTGGATTCGAATTTCTGATGAAGAAGATGAAAACCCGGAAATTACCAAATATGTCGGAAATGGCGAACTTGAATTAGCCTATGAATACAACAGGCATGAGTTTTATGTCATAGTGACGCACCCGTTTAATACCATGAAATATGGCAGTTTACAACTAAATTATGTGTTTCCAATTGAAGGACATATTAGAGGTCATGTGCAATTCTTCCATGGTTATGGAGAAACTATGATTGATTACAATCACGAGCAAACCACCTTAGGAATCGGAATTTCTTTCGCGAATTGGTAA
- a CDS encoding phosphatase PAP2 family protein: MLEKIIDLDKELLVFLNSLGSERWDGLWIIITKQAYWTPIFLFIFYLLQKKIGWKNFGYYVLFTAVMILICDQTVNLFKYSFERLRPCNDEEIKGIIRLVKTSSSFSFFSGHATNSMASAVFAYMILKRYYRHAYLLFLFPLIFAYSRIYLGLHFPTDIITGYTFGAISGYLVFKGYQKFLKNNFSKDN; the protein is encoded by the coding sequence ATGCTTGAAAAAATAATCGATCTCGACAAGGAATTACTGGTATTTCTTAATAGTTTAGGTTCTGAACGATGGGATGGATTATGGATTATTATTACCAAGCAAGCCTATTGGACTCCGATTTTTTTATTCATTTTTTATCTTTTACAAAAGAAAATAGGCTGGAAAAATTTTGGTTATTATGTCCTTTTCACCGCAGTGATGATTCTTATTTGTGATCAAACCGTGAATCTTTTCAAATACAGTTTTGAACGTTTGCGACCTTGCAACGACGAAGAAATCAAAGGCATTATCAGATTGGTAAAAACCAGTAGTTCGTTTAGTTTTTTTTCCGGACATGCGACCAATTCGATGGCGTCAGCCGTTTTTGCTTATATGATTTTAAAGCGATATTACAGACATGCTTATTTGTTGTTTTTATTTCCTTTAATCTTTGCTTACAGCAGAATTTACTTAGGGTTACACTTTCCAACAGATATCATAACAGGCTATACTTTCGGGGCCATTTCCGGATATTTGGTCTTCAAAGGATATCAGAAATTTTTAAAGAATAACTTTTCCAAGGATAACTAA
- a CDS encoding twin-arginine translocase TatA/TatE family subunit: MFGIGGGELIFIIFIALMLFGSDKVPEIARTLGKIMAQLKNATNDIKSEIQKSADVQEINESVKGLTATFTDEVEKVKSNVTENILPEVNKAAEDLDSLTGPIKRQF, from the coding sequence ATGTTTGGAATAGGTGGCGGCGAATTAATTTTTATCATTTTTATAGCGTTAATGCTTTTTGGTTCCGATAAAGTTCCGGAAATCGCACGAACTTTGGGTAAAATAATGGCACAGCTGAAAAATGCAACCAACGATATTAAATCTGAAATTCAAAAAAGTGCCGATGTACAAGAAATCAATGAATCAGTTAAAGGTTTGACGGCTACTTTTACCGATGAAGTAGAGAAAGTCAAAAGCAATGTCACAGAAAATATATTGCCGGAAGTCAACAAAGCCGCAGAAGATTTAGATTCCTTAACCGGTCCTATAAAACGCCAATTTTAA
- a CDS encoding M1 family metallopeptidase encodes MNPKTKVLSMLVLFVMGLAQAQEAPKTTKSEERNPDKFKQMYDLLATPNMYRTASGAPGPEYYQQQADYKIDVELDDKNQKLYGSETITYTNNAKESLDYLWVQLDQNEKARNSNSPLVENKKTDPAISAQAFSRKYLEEDFDGGFRIEYVKDAQGKLMNYTINQTMMRIELPKLLKHKEKITFSIKWWYNINNYTIDGGRSGYEHFEKDGNNLYILAQFYPRMAVYSDVEGWQNMQFWGSGEFALTFGNYEVNITVPSDHIMEATGSLMNRSEVFTPEQLKRYAEAEKSFDKPIVVVTQAEAEAAEKGFSDKKKTWKFKAENVRDFGISTSRKFIYDAMAVKTGSTTSMAISLYPKEGNPLWGEYSTRIVAHTLKSYSYYTFDYPYPKAVSINARDQGMEYPMICWNYGRPDENGKYSDQTKYGMLGVICHEVGHNFFPMIVNSDERQWTWMDEGLNSFMEYLAEKSFDPNFPTRRGPAKNIIPYMSGDQTGLEPIMTNSESLRQFGNNAYGKPATALNILRETIMGHDLFDYAFKTYANRWKFKHPTPEDFFRTMEDASAVDLDWFWRGWFYTTDYTDIGIKEVKKYFVSNEASKEVSDFLKTRRRRDSRNGAMVYMIAEGSEDFKPELNKPFKVQDFQALDDYVNKQFTAEEKAKLNEPKYFYQVTFDKPGGLVMPIIVEITFEDGTTENHYFPAQIWRMNDKEVIRTFATKKAITKIVVDPKQETADIDTSNNSWPKTTEKSKFD; translated from the coding sequence ATGAATCCTAAAACTAAGGTTTTATCAATGTTAGTGTTGTTTGTTATGGGTTTAGCCCAAGCCCAAGAAGCGCCAAAAACTACTAAATCAGAAGAGAGAAATCCGGATAAATTCAAGCAAATGTATGATTTATTGGCAACGCCCAATATGTATCGTACAGCATCCGGTGCGCCCGGACCTGAATATTATCAGCAACAAGCCGATTATAAAATCGATGTAGAATTGGATGACAAAAACCAAAAGTTGTATGGTTCAGAAACCATTACTTACACAAATAATGCTAAGGAATCTCTAGATTATTTGTGGGTTCAATTAGACCAAAACGAAAAAGCGAGAAACTCCAATTCGCCTTTGGTAGAAAATAAAAAAACCGATCCGGCGATTTCGGCCCAAGCCTTTTCCAGAAAATATTTAGAAGAAGATTTTGACGGTGGCTTCAGAATCGAATATGTAAAAGATGCGCAAGGAAAGCTGATGAATTATACCATCAACCAAACTATGATGCGTATTGAATTGCCTAAACTTTTAAAACACAAAGAAAAAATTACTTTTTCCATCAAATGGTGGTACAATATTAATAATTACACTATTGATGGCGGTCGTTCGGGTTACGAGCATTTTGAAAAAGATGGTAATAATCTTTATATTTTAGCTCAGTTTTATCCAAGAATGGCGGTTTACAGCGATGTTGAAGGTTGGCAAAATATGCAATTTTGGGGTTCGGGCGAGTTTGCTTTGACTTTTGGAAATTATGAAGTAAATATCACCGTTCCGTCCGATCATATTATGGAAGCGACAGGTTCATTGATGAATAGAAGTGAAGTTTTTACGCCGGAACAATTAAAAAGATACGCCGAAGCCGAAAAATCTTTTGACAAACCAATTGTTGTAGTAACCCAAGCCGAAGCCGAAGCCGCAGAAAAAGGGTTTTCAGACAAGAAGAAAACCTGGAAATTCAAAGCGGAAAATGTTCGTGATTTTGGTATTTCAACGTCAAGAAAATTCATTTATGATGCAATGGCGGTAAAAACAGGCAGCACGACTTCTATGGCAATTTCGTTGTATCCAAAAGAAGGCAATCCGCTTTGGGGTGAATATTCTACCCGAATTGTGGCGCATACACTTAAGAGTTATTCCTATTATACTTTCGATTATCCTTATCCAAAAGCAGTGTCAATCAACGCTAGAGACCAAGGTATGGAATACCCAATGATTTGTTGGAATTATGGTCGTCCTGATGAAAATGGGAAATATTCCGACCAAACTAAATACGGCATGTTAGGGGTGATTTGTCACGAAGTGGGACATAATTTCTTTCCAATGATTGTCAATTCCGACGAGCGTCAATGGACATGGATGGATGAAGGTTTGAATTCATTTATGGAATATTTAGCTGAAAAATCATTTGATCCTAATTTCCCAACGCGTCGTGGTCCGGCCAAAAATATTATCCCTTACATGAGCGGTGACCAAACCGGTCTAGAGCCGATTATGACCAATTCAGAGAGTTTGCGTCAATTTGGAAATAACGCTTACGGAAAACCGGCAACAGCCTTAAATATCTTGCGCGAAACGATTATGGGCCACGATTTATTTGATTATGCATTTAAAACGTATGCGAATCGTTGGAAATTCAAACATCCAACACCGGAAGACTTTTTCAGAACCATGGAAGACGCTTCAGCAGTCGATTTAGATTGGTTTTGGAGAGGTTGGTTTTATACTACTGATTATACTGATATCGGTATTAAAGAAGTTAAAAAATATTTTGTGTCCAATGAAGCTTCGAAAGAAGTCAGCGATTTTTTAAAGACCAGACGTCGTCGTGATTCAAGAAACGGTGCCATGGTTTATATGATTGCCGAAGGAAGTGAAGATTTTAAACCAGAATTGAATAAACCTTTCAAAGTTCAGGATTTTCAAGCTTTGGATGATTATGTAAACAAACAATTCACCGCTGAAGAGAAAGCCAAATTAAATGAACCGAAGTACTTTTACCAAGTTACTTTTGACAAACCCGGCGGATTGGTGATGCCAATTATTGTCGAAATTACTTTTGAAGACGGCACGACGGAGAACCATTATTTTCCGGCTCAGATTTGGAGAATGAATGACAAAGAAGTCATAAGAACTTTCGCCACAAAAAAAGCCATTACTAAAATTGTAGTCGATCCAAAGCAAGAAACAGCCGATATTGATACATCGAATAATTCTTGGCCAAAAACAACCGAAAAATCAAAATTTGATTAG
- a CDS encoding DUF6702 family protein, with protein MKRLLKIFLLFLIFVGLTSADSHRFYVSIYQIDFVLQKKRIEITTRIFVDDLNDAVTKAYKKHTNIGTEKETPEDVVLLKKYLAENFKLSINGKPKAYNYLSSEVETNVVICYLSIKDVTKVTSLGVENSILIDVHSEQQNIIQFNNNGKKQNLLLSSAITKGMLK; from the coding sequence ATGAAAAGATTACTAAAAATATTTCTTTTGTTTTTGATTTTTGTCGGACTTACGTCGGCTGATTCGCATCGGTTTTACGTGTCAATTTACCAAATAGATTTTGTGCTTCAGAAAAAAAGGATTGAAATCACTACCAGAATTTTCGTGGATGATTTGAATGATGCGGTCACCAAAGCCTATAAAAAACACACCAACATCGGCACTGAAAAAGAAACGCCTGAAGATGTTGTTTTGCTAAAAAAATACCTTGCTGAAAATTTTAAGCTCTCCATAAATGGCAAACCAAAAGCCTATAATTATTTGAGTAGCGAAGTCGAAACCAATGTCGTTATTTGTTATTTAAGCATCAAAGATGTTACTAAAGTTACTTCGCTCGGTGTTGAAAATTCTATCCTTATTGATGTGCATTCCGAGCAACAAAATATTATTCAATTCAACAATAACGGCAAGAAGCAGAACCTTTTATTGTCTTCAGCAATCACTAAAGGAATGTTAAAATAA
- the pepE gene encoding dipeptidase PepE, whose amino-acid sequence MKKAIIASTSTVHGGSYLDYLLPTLENHFKDCSEILFIPYARPGGISHDDYTANVRLAFAKINKTVKGLHEFENPTVAIQKAQGIFTGGGNTFLLVTQLYQNDVMEVLAKTVENGTPYLGSSAGSNITGLTMQTTNDMPIIYPPSFKTLGLIPFNLNPHYLDPDLNSKHMGETRETRIKEFHAFNTTPVLGLREGSWLEVTGEKIILKGSLTARLFQQNQTPEELAPETDLAYLGE is encoded by the coding sequence ATGAAAAAAGCAATTATAGCCAGCACATCAACGGTACACGGAGGAAGTTATTTAGACTATTTGTTGCCAACCTTGGAAAATCACTTCAAAGACTGTAGTGAAATCCTTTTTATTCCTTATGCCCGCCCGGGAGGAATTTCTCATGATGATTATACGGCGAATGTTCGTTTGGCTTTCGCCAAAATTAATAAGACTGTAAAAGGGTTACATGAATTTGAAAATCCTACAGTTGCGATTCAAAAAGCCCAAGGAATTTTTACCGGTGGTGGGAATACTTTTTTATTGGTTACCCAATTGTATCAAAATGATGTCATGGAAGTTTTAGCCAAAACGGTCGAAAACGGAACGCCTTACTTAGGTTCAAGCGCCGGAAGCAACATTACCGGTTTGACGATGCAAACAACGAATGACATGCCGATTATTTATCCGCCAAGTTTTAAAACTTTGGGATTGATTCCGTTTAATTTAAATCCGCATTATTTAGATCCGGATTTGAATAGCAAACACATGGGCGAAACCCGCGAAACGAGAATCAAAGAATTCCACGCCTTCAACACTACTCCGGTTTTAGGATTGCGAGAAGGTAGTTGGCTGGAAGTTACCGGTGAAAAGATAATTTTAAAAGGAAGTTTGACAGCAAGATTGTTTCAGCAGAATCAAACTCCGGAAGAATTAGCACCGGAAACAGATTTGGCTTATTTAGGAGAATAA
- a CDS encoding GNAT family N-acetyltransferase produces the protein MLDIRKISAQETFSVRHPVLRKGKPLESCHFEGDDFVSTQHFGLYEQGKIEGVISLFENNNSLFEDKAQSQIRGMAVLENNQGKGFGRLLVEHSEKILETQNVSLIWFNARENAVGFYEKMGYEIIGKPFDIPDVGVHYVMWKKLRS, from the coding sequence ATGTTAGATATTAGAAAAATTTCAGCCCAAGAAACTTTTTCCGTGCGCCATCCGGTGCTCCGAAAAGGAAAACCACTTGAAAGTTGTCACTTTGAAGGTGATGATTTCGTTTCAACACAACATTTTGGTTTGTATGAACAGGGTAAAATTGAAGGCGTAATTTCGCTTTTTGAAAATAACAACTCTCTTTTTGAAGATAAAGCCCAAAGCCAAATCAGAGGCATGGCGGTTTTAGAAAACAATCAGGGAAAAGGATTTGGACGTCTATTGGTTGAACATTCTGAAAAGATACTCGAGACTCAAAACGTGTCTTTAATTTGGTTCAATGCGCGTGAAAATGCAGTAGGATTTTACGAAAAAATGGGCTACGAAATCATTGGAAAACCTTTTGATATTCCTGATGTTGGTGTACATTATGTAATGTGGAAAAAACTAAGAAGCTAA
- a CDS encoding murein L,D-transpeptidase catalytic domain family protein produces MNYKTFSLLFFVLLMSFNSLPDKTNPTIASPEKIVKTVSENVSVYSQIDANSFALPSFESFNLALDGFNHLKEKGLIQKNILTIVDFSLSSNAKRLWVIDLDKNIVLFQTLVAHGRNTGEEFAQAFSNQAESFKSSVGFYATAEIYKGKHGMSLKLDGLQKGLNDKARERAVVMHGADYVSESFIKQHSRLGRSLGCPAVPVELNQKIINVIKDKSCLFIYHPAAKQEIVSKLAS; encoded by the coding sequence ATGAATTATAAAACCTTCTCTTTGTTGTTTTTTGTGTTGTTGATGTCTTTCAACAGCTTACCGGACAAAACAAACCCGACCATTGCAAGCCCTGAAAAAATCGTAAAAACGGTTTCTGAAAATGTATCTGTTTACAGTCAAATAGACGCTAACTCTTTTGCGTTGCCTAGTTTTGAGAGCTTTAATCTGGCGTTAGACGGATTTAATCATCTTAAAGAAAAAGGACTGATTCAAAAAAATATACTGACGATTGTTGATTTTAGTTTGTCTTCCAATGCCAAAAGACTTTGGGTGATAGATTTAGACAAAAATATTGTTTTGTTTCAAACCTTAGTGGCTCATGGTAGAAATACCGGTGAAGAATTTGCCCAAGCTTTCTCTAATCAAGCCGAATCTTTTAAAAGCAGTGTTGGTTTTTATGCCACAGCTGAAATCTACAAAGGCAAACACGGCATGTCCTTGAAATTAGATGGTTTGCAAAAAGGTTTGAATGACAAAGCCAGAGAAAGAGCCGTAGTAATGCACGGCGCTGACTATGTTTCGGAGTCTTTTATCAAGCAACACAGCAGATTGGGTAGGAGTTTAGGTTGTCCGGCTGTTCCGGTTGAACTTAATCAGAAAATCATCAATGTGATTAAAGACAAATCTTGTTTGTTTATTTACCATCCGGCGGCCAAACAAGAAATTGTTTCCAAGTTAGCTTCTTAG